The nucleotide sequence GAAACCAGAAGGGCTTCGATCGCTTGTACATGTGGGTATAGTTCTTAAATTCCAGGCGATCCCCTTCTATCCGAGTGCTGAACACCAAAAGACTAAGGATGGCTATCAATGGCAGGACTCCAAATAGCGAGATTTTCTGCCATCGCTTGGCGTGCTTAGCAACAATTGCTGGACAGATCAACGTTAATTTTTATAGTTCGATAAGTTTAGAAAAACACTCACGTGGTTTTTTATCAATTCTGCCGGGGCAGCCCAAGTCTCCTCCTTGAATTGCCGTCAGAGCGAGCTTCTTTTTCTTCTGATTACCTTTACCCAGTAATATTTCATCACAAGTTCTTAGTTTCTTTTTAGTTTTACTGATTTCTGCAGCTGGATTGATTTTTGGCGGGCATTTTGACCCGCCGCTTATAACTGTTTCGTCTTTTGGCTGCGTGATTTTCGTCTCCTTAACCTCTTTTGGCGCTGTATCTATGGGGGAGTTACCTTCTATTTCGCTCAAATATTATTATGTCTAACCTTTTTTTACTGCCTCTGTAGGTTTCTTTACTGCCTCAGCTGGTCTTGTGGTTTTTTCAGAAGACTTTGCATCCTTACCCTCCTTACATTTTGCATCTGCTAGGAAGTAAACTTAAGTATACTCGAACGTTATTATTGATTGAGTATTAACCCTTCTTATCTCCAGATCCTGACCCAGATTTCGCATTGCCAGACTTAGACATGAAACGCGGGAACAAAACAGTGTTTATTGCATAACGTGGTTGTacatattttacaatttgtaAGTGCCGCATATTGTAAAGTGAAAGATAATTTTTTGAGAAGATACCGAAACataaattttgaaataaaattttatgcAGAACTTAAAGCATACAATCAAGTTATGTCAACAGCAGCCTACCTAGAATtctttttattaaacaaattaaggTTTTTTTAACCAAAAGAAACAATTGTAGATCTAAGGTTAAGCATGGGTTGAAGTGAATGCCCAATTGTTTTTTAAACCTTTAAGTTTTCTTATCcgctttatattttttctaacCTACTTCTGCAGTTTTTCACTTCAACTTTCACACAAGAGCCATTCTTTGCAGTGAGTAAATTGGCGACCTTAGATGGCGGCAGTTCATTAATCATTTCGCTCATGCTTTTGGACGTGCGCCTGTCATGTTCAACTACTTCTATAATTTTTACGCTGTGTGTTCGCTTGGTCAGTTCATTTTTTGTACTCGCTCATACTTCACTGTGTTTTTTCCACACATCCATGTTGCACTTATGTAATCCATATGGGATGAAAAAGTTTATGATTGCTCTTCGAATCGAGAGAGTTTCCCCTTTATCCGGTACTCCAAATGGATGTTTGCCGGGTTTATTGAGCTTAAATTAATGCAAATCTGGTGACCTATTTTCCATGTAGATTGCGTTCCATGTCGAAGGGCTTATCCTTTGAAGACATTGCAATTATCGGAGATCTTTCACTTGGCTGCACAAGATTGCGGCGGGTTGTGAATGATTTGCATAGGGTACAAAAGACCACGGGCCTTTGACAATTAGTGTGTGTATTTATAGAACCTTTGCAACCCTTGCTACCTTCGTTGGGGTTTTGCATCCTTTGGGCTCTATTATTTTTGTGTTGTATTTGTGTTGCCGTAGGCTAAGCTAAATTGAAGTATGCCCCATGTTTATTATGCAACCACAATGTGCTACTTTGTGCTACCTTTTGGCTTTCACGCCTTTGAAATACATTTAATCCATCATTGCGCAGACATACATGTGAATCTACATTAGGGTGGACCACTTTACCTTACTAAAGATTACGTATACGACCATGTGACAATTCTTAATAATCTTATAATACAACAACCTAACAATTAActttgttttatatatatcCTGACCATTAATTTTATGATTTGTTCTGAGAGAAAGAAAATCTAAAACTTTGttaatatatacatttaaagttttcaaaattgtgttatttgaaatatataaattgaGCAATGAAATGTGTACAATTTAGCAAGGCTTGCATTTTAAACATCTTGTTAAATCTCTGGAACTTAGCTCACCCTAATGAACACACTTCCATTCAAAGGGCACCGGTCTAGCCCTTGGCCATGTCTGACTGTCTACAGCTTTATTGACTCCCCGTTTTCAATTTGCCTGAACATAAGAGCCCCGAGAAACCTGTTGAAAAGGTGCAAAATCGCTCATTCATTCGTTAGCTCGTCGTCGTTTACCCTTCGCCCTTTCCCTGTTGGGCAAACACGCTTAGGCAGCCTTATCAATCAAAGGTATCTCAGTATATGGACTCGAACACACCCTCGGAGATACAGAACACGCCCACACGTATGTTATTAATAAGGGCCATTTATCAAGGCTGGGACCCTTGAATGGTGTGAAGCTCCTCAATGCAATGTGCCAGATCAAGTAAAATTCGGATTAAATTGTGTGCCTCCTTTTTTCCtcgatttttctttttttcaaGTGTTTTTATGCTTGTTTGTCGTGCGATGAAATCGTGAGTGCGGTGAAAGCGATTTAAGTTAAATGGTTTCTGTGGCGTCAGGTGGCTAATGAAATGGCCTGTAAAGTATCTCACAGTCAATTAATATTGATTGGAAACTCATAAATTTGGCGCGATAATTTATGGCATGAGGAAATGAAGATA is from Drosophila suzukii chromosome 3, CBGP_Dsuzu_IsoJpt1.0, whole genome shotgun sequence and encodes:
- the COX6AL2 gene encoding uncharacterized protein COX6AL2 isoform X1: MRHLQIVKYVQPRYAINTVLFPRFMSKSGNAKSGSGSGDKKADAKCKEGKDAKSSEKTTRPAEAVKKPTEAVKKDTAPKEVKETKITQPKDETVISGGSKCPPKINPAAEISKTKKKLRTCDEILLGKGNQKKKKLALTAIQGGDLGCPGRIDKKPPIVAKHAKRWQKISLFGVLPLIAILSLLVFSTRIEGDRLEFKNYTHMYKRSKPFWFRDGNRTAFHNSHLNALPPAGYEDEVDESAIGKDPESEPDKKARLKEFDKVVKNWRKHSSKRDAQLKKEAAAAEKEARRQEAQ
- the COX6AL2 gene encoding uncharacterized protein COX6AL2 isoform X2, whose translation is MRHLQIVKYVQPRYAINTVLFPRFMSKSGNAKSGSGSGDKKDAKCKEGKDAKSSEKTTRPAEAVKKPTEAVKKDTAPKEVKETKITQPKDETVISGGSKCPPKINPAAEISKTKKKLRTCDEILLGKGNQKKKKLALTAIQGGDLGCPGRIDKKPPIVAKHAKRWQKISLFGVLPLIAILSLLVFSTRIEGDRLEFKNYTHMYKRSKPFWFRDGNRTAFHNSHLNALPPAGYEDEVDESAIGKDPESEPDKKARLKEFDKVVKNWRKHSSKRDAQLKKEAAAAEKEARRQEAQ